Proteins found in one Synergistetes bacterium HGW-Synergistetes-1 genomic segment:
- a CDS encoding amidohydrolase, with product MSDNSRLSALGAQLLAEAENISEEMRDWRRDFHQFPELAFEENITASKITRVLDSIEGMEVISGFAIPTSVIGILGKDLPGPAILLRSCMDALAVEEETGLSFSSCMPGLMHACGHDAHMASLLGAAKVLSLHIDELKRKVVFLFQPAGEGKGGARILVENRFLETFNIGNAASLHWWSEIPYGELFLRKGVLTALSDRIHIDIRGTAGHAAEPHMAIDPITIASHIVIAIQTMLTREIDPRDPIVVSFGQIEAGYAYNVIPEQVNIWGTLRAFNPKTRDFVQSRIETVAPAIAKAFRGLASVEYTRNYSQVENDSEMVDKVVNVGIPFFGEDGIKMLERPLLSGEDFSFFSSCVPSVFMLMGTGLEYGLHHPRYDIPESMLPFSAAWESYMALTL from the coding sequence ATGTCTGATAATTCAAGACTATCTGCTCTGGGAGCCCAGCTTCTGGCTGAAGCAGAGAACATCTCAGAGGAAATGCGGGATTGGAGAAGGGATTTCCATCAGTTCCCCGAACTTGCGTTTGAAGAAAATATTACTGCCTCCAAAATAACAAGGGTGCTCGATTCTATCGAGGGTATGGAGGTCATCTCAGGTTTTGCAATTCCAACATCCGTTATCGGGATCCTGGGGAAAGACCTTCCGGGGCCTGCCATCCTTCTGCGCTCTTGTATGGATGCACTTGCTGTTGAAGAAGAGACCGGACTTTCCTTCTCTTCGTGCATGCCCGGCCTCATGCATGCCTGCGGACACGATGCCCATATGGCTTCCCTGCTTGGAGCAGCCAAAGTACTCTCCCTTCATATAGATGAATTAAAAAGAAAAGTTGTATTCCTTTTCCAGCCTGCAGGAGAGGGTAAGGGCGGAGCTAGGATACTTGTAGAAAACAGATTTCTAGAAACTTTCAACATAGGGAACGCAGCTTCTCTGCATTGGTGGTCAGAAATTCCATATGGGGAACTTTTCCTGCGCAAAGGAGTGCTGACAGCGCTGTCAGACAGGATACATATTGACATCCGAGGTACTGCCGGGCACGCTGCAGAACCTCATATGGCTATCGATCCAATAACGATCGCGTCTCACATAGTGATAGCGATACAGACGATGCTTACAAGAGAGATAGACCCAAGAGATCCGATAGTCGTATCTTTCGGACAGATCGAGGCAGGTTACGCTTATAATGTAATACCGGAACAGGTCAACATATGGGGAACACTGCGCGCTTTCAACCCAAAAACAAGGGATTTCGTCCAAAGTAGAATTGAAACTGTTGCGCCCGCAATTGCCAAAGCATTCAGAGGCCTTGCTTCAGTAGAATACACCAGGAATTACAGTCAGGTGGAAAATGACTCTGAAATGGTAGACAAGGTTGTAAATGTTGGTATTCCTTTCTTTGGTGAGGATGGCATTAAAATGTTGGAACGGCCGTTGCTCTCCGGAGAGGATTTTTCCTTCTTCAGTTCATGTGTCCCATCTGTCTTTATGCTTATGGGCACCGGGCTGGAATACGGTCTTCACCATCCCAGATATGACATCCCTGAGAGCATGCTGCCTTTTTCTGCTGCATGGGAATCATACATGGCATTGACGCTTTAA